The Canis lupus dingo isolate Sandy chromosome 11, ASM325472v2, whole genome shotgun sequence genome includes a region encoding these proteins:
- the LOC125756057 gene encoding interferon alpha-1/2, producing MALPCSFSVALVLLSCHSLCCLACHLPDTHGLRNWRVLTLLGQMRRLSAGSCDHYTNDFAFPKELFDGQRLQEAQALSVVHVMTQKVFHLFCPDTSSAPWNMTLLEELCSGLSEQLDDLEACPLQEAGLAETPLMHEDSTLRTYFQRISLYLQDRNHSPCAWEMVRAEIGRSFFSSTILQERIRRRK from the coding sequence ATGGCCCTGCCCTGTTCCTTCTCGGTGGCCCTGGTGCTGCTCAGCTGCCACTCCCTGTGCTGTCTGGCTTGCCACCTGCCCGACACCCACGGCCTGCGCAACTGGAGGGTCCTGACGCTCCTGGGACAGATGAGGAGACTCTCCGCCGGCTCTTGTGACCACTACACCAATGACTTTGCCTTCCCCAAGGAGCTGTTTGATGGCCAGCGGCTCCAGGAGGCGCAGGCCCTCTCTGTGGTCCACGTGATGACCCAGAAGGTCTTCCACCTCTTCTGCCCGGACACGTCCTCTGCTCCTTGGAACATGACTCTCCTGGAGGAACTGTGCTCGGGGCTCTCTGAGCAGCTGGATGACCTGGAGGCCTGTCCCCTGCAGGAGGCGGGGCTGGCCGAGACCCCCCTCATGCATGAGGACTCCACCCTGAGGACCTATTTCCAAAggatctccctctacctgcaaGACAGGAACCACAGCCCGTGTGCCTGGGAGATGGTCCGAGCAGAAATCGGGAGATCCTTCTTCTCCTCGACAATCTTGCAAGAAAGAatcaggaggaggaaatga
- the LOC118350222 gene encoding interferon alpha-1/2 has translation MALPCSFSVALVLLSCHSLCCLACHLPDTHGLRNWRVLTLLGQMRRLSAGSCDHYTNDFAFPKELFDGQRLQEAQALSVVHVMTQKVFHLFCPDTSSAPWNMTLLEELCSGLSEQLDDLEACPLQEAGLAETPLMHEDSTLRTYFQRISLYLQDRNHSPCAWEMVRAEIGRSFFSSTILQERIRRRK, from the coding sequence atggccctgccctgctccttctCGGTGGCCCTGGTGCTGCTCAGCTGCCACTCCCTGTGCTGTCTGGCTTGCCACCTGCCCGACACCCACGGCCTGCGCAACTGGAGGGTCCTGACGCTCCTGGGACAGATGAGGAGACTCTCCGCCGGCTCTTGTGACCACTACACCAATGACTTTGCCTTCCCCAAGGAGCTGTTTGATGGCCAGCGGCTCCAGGAGGCGCAGGCCCTCTCTGTGGTCCACGTGATGACCCAGAAGGTCTTCCACCTCTTCTGCCCGGACACGTCCTCTGCTCCTTGGAACATGACTCTCCTGGAGGAACTGTGCTCGGGGCTCTCTGAGCAGCTGGATGACCTGGAGGCCTGTCCCCTGCAGGAGGCGGGGCTGGCCGAGACCCCCCTCATGCATGAGGACTCCACCCTGAGGACCTACTTCCAAAggatctccctctacctgcaaGACAGGAACCACAGCCCGTGTGCCTGGGAGATGGTCCGAGCAGAAATCGGGAGATCCTTCTTCTCCTCGACAATCTTGCAAGAAAGAatcaggaggaggaaatga
- the LOC118350179 gene encoding interferon alpha-1/2, translating to MALPCSFSVALVLLSCHSLCCLACHLPDTHGLRNWRVLTLLGQMRRLSAGSCDHYTNDFAFPKELFDGQRLQEAQALSVVHVMTQKVFHLFCPDTSSAPWNMTLLEELCSGLSEQLDDLEACPLQEAGLAETPLMHEDSTLRTYFQRISLYLQDRNHSPCAWEMVRAEIGRSFFSSTILQERIRRRK from the coding sequence ATGGCCCTGCCCTGTTCCTTCTCGGTGGCCCTGGTGCTGCTCAGCTGCCACTCCCTGTGCTGTCTGGCTTGCCACCTGCCCGACACCCACGGCCTGCGCAACTGGAGGGTCCTGACGCTCCTGGGACAGATGAGGAGACTCTCCGCCGGCTCTTGTGACCACTACACCAATGACTTTGCCTTCCCCAAGGAGCTGTTTGATGGCCAGCGGCTCCAGGAGGCGCAGGCCCTCTCTGTGGTCCACGTGATGACCCAGAAGGTCTTCCACCTCTTCTGCCCGGACACGTCCTCTGCTCCTTGGAACATGACTCTCCTGGAGGAACTGTGCTCGGGGCTCTCTGAGCAGCTGGATGACCTGGAGGCCTGTCCCCTGCAGGAGGCGGGGCTGGCCGAGACCCCCCTCATGCATGAGGACTCCACCCTGAGGACCTACTTCCAAAggatctccctctacctgcaaGACAGGAACCACAGCCCGTGTGCCTGGGAGATGGTCCGAGCAGAAATCGGGAGATCCTTCTTCTCCTCGACAATCTTGCAAGAAAGAatcaggaggaggaaatga